The genomic segment AGCACTCTGAGCGGTGGCGAAGGTCAGCGCATCCGCCTCGCCACCCAGATAGGCTCCAAGCTGCGCGGCGTCCTCTACGTCCTCGACGAACCTTCCATCGGCCTCCATCAGCGCGACAACAATCGTCTCATCGAAGCGCTCACGCAACTCCGCAATCTCGGCAACACCGTTCTCGTAGTCGAACACGACGAAGACACCATTCGCCACGCGGATTACGTGATCGACCTCGGCCCCGGCGCAGGCCGCCTCGGCGGGCACGTAGTTGCTGAAGGCACGCCGCAGCAGATCATGGACTGCCCCGAATCGCTCACCGGCAAATATCTCGCCGGCGACATCGGCATCCTGCATCGCGAAAAGCCGCGCCCCCTCACCGGCAAGTGGATCCAGGTGACAGGCGCGCGCGAACACAACCTGCAGGACATCAATATCCGCATTCCGCTGGGCGTGATGACGGTGGTGACCGGCGTGAGCGGCAGCGGCAAGAGCACGCTGATCAATGACATTCTGTACAAGTCGCTGGCGCAGTCCATCTACGGATCCCGCGAAGAGCCCGGTTCACACGAATCGGTCGAAGGCGCGAATCAGCTCGACAAGGTGATCCGCATCGACCAGTCGCCCATCGGCCGCACCCCGCGCTCCAATCCTGCGACCTATACGCAGGTCTTCTCGCCCATCCGCGATCTCTTTGCGCAACTCCCGGAGGCCCGCGAGCGCGGCTACAAGCCAGGTCGGTTCAGCTTCAACGTGGCCGGCGGCAGGTGCGAGGCATGCGAGGGCGATGGGCAGAAGCGCATCGAGATGAACTTCATGCCCGACGTCTACGTGCAGTGCGAGGTCTGCAACGGACGCCGCTACAACCAGGAAACGCTGGCGGTGAAGTTCCACGGATACTCAATCGCCGACATCCTCGACCTCACCATCGAAGACGCGCTAACCGTGCTAAAGGACGTGCCGCAGCTCAACCAAAAACTGCAGACGCTAGTGGATGTGGGCCTCGGCTACGTGCACCTCGGCCAGAGCGCAACCACGCTCAGCGGCGGCGAAGCGCAGCGTATGAAGCTTGCCCGCGAGCTCTCCAAACGCCAGACCGGCCGAACCCTCTACTTACTCGATGAGCCCACCACCGGTCTCCACTTCGATGATGTACGCAAGCTGCTCGAAGTGCTGCACCGCCTAACGGACCTGGGTAATTCGGTCATCATCATCGAGCACAATCTCGACGTGATCCGCAACGCCGACTGGATCCTCGACCTCGGCCCAGAGGGCGGCGAGGGCGGCGGGCGTTTGGTTGCGGAAGGCCGGCCGTTAAAGGTAGCGGCAAACGCGGAGTCATATACCGGGCAGTTTCTGCGGCGATACTACACTTCGGCCGACGGGCTCTTGCAGGCGATTGAGCAGGAAGAGGAGATCGTCGCCCCAGCCGTCGCACCGACCTCGAACGGCAATGGGGTCGCTGCACCGAAGAAGAGCGCCAAATCTGCGCCAGCAAAAACCGCCGCAAAGAAAGCTACGAAGAAGGCTGCCAGGAAGCCGGTGCGCAAATGAGTACGCCACCCCAGGCCGGCCCGCACGATCCGGAAGGGCCGCAGCTTCCGGAACTGGAGAGCTACGAGCCCGCGCCGGCGCAGGATCTGCTTCCGCCAGCGACGGAGATCGCGCCGGAAGCGGCGCCGCAAACCGAATCCTATTTCGACACTTACGCGAGCCGGCTGCCCCCGCCACCGCGGTTTCCCAACATCCTCGATGTTGTGCTGATGTGCATTCTGCTGAGCGTGGGCTGGCTCGCCTCAGGAGCGGCAGCCGCCACAGCGCTTCACTTCCGCCTCTTCGGTGTTCACACGGAGAAGCAGGCCGCGAACGACATTCACTACACAATGGGAGCCCAGACCATCTGGTACCTCGTGGCGCTGGCGCTGTGGATGCTCATCTTCCCGAAGATCTGGCACACGCGATTTTTCGCGGGCGTTGAGTGGCGCGCTGCGGCGGCGTTTCGCCTGCGATGGCAGCTCTTCTGGGCCGCGTTCGCGTGCTTCGTCCTCGCCATCGTCGACGGCCTCCTGCTGCCGGGGCCCAAGGAAGCGCCGATCGATCAGGTCTTCCGCATGCCCGGGGGCGCGTGGTTTCTCTTCGCCTTCGGCATCACACTTGCGCCGCTGATTGAGGAGACGATCTATCGGGGATTCCTGCTGCCGGCCTTCTCCACGCTGTGGGATTTCACAGCTGAGCGCATCCAGGATCGGCCTGCGCCGTGGCCTGACGAGAACGGCAAAGTGAAGTGGTCCCTGGGTGCGATGGTGTTCGCGTCTATCGCAACCAGCGTCCCCTTCGCCCTGATGCACGGCTACCAGACCAGCTACTCGTTTGGCACCTTCATCCTGCTGTTCGCCGTGAGCCTGGCCCTGTGCTGGGTGCGCCTCAGCACGCGCTCCCTGGCGGCCAGCACAGTGGTGCACGCGTGCTATAACTTCCTCCTGTTCGCGCTCATGATCTGGGGAACGGGCGGCTTTCAAAATCTGGACAAGATGTGAAAAGAGCCATGAGTGGCCAAGTAGCTAGTAGCTTCATCGCGCCAATGTGCAGCTACTAGCTACCGGCTACAAGCTACCGGCTAGAATTGATCTCGATGACCACCTCCAGCCACGCTCAGCAACTGCTCTCCATCCTCGCCCGCATCAGCTTCAAACTCGGCCAGTTCAAGCTCTCCTCCGGCGGCACGAGCGACTACTACATCGACTGCCGCACCACCACGCTGCACGCCGAGGGCGGGCGCCTAACCGGCCACGCCATCCTTGATCTGCTTGAGACGAACAAAATCGACGCCGAAGCCGTCGGTGGCCTGACCATGGGCGCGGACCCAATCGTGTCGAATGTGGCGACGGCAAGCGCGTGGCGCGCCCAGCAGCATCCCGGCTCGCCACTGCTCCATGGCTTCCTGGTGCGTAAGGCGGAAAAGGCCCACGGCACCGGCCGTCGCATCGAGGGCTTCTGCCGCGAAGGCGCACCCGTGGTCATCGTCGACGACGTCTGCACCACCGGCGCTTCCACTGTCAACGCGATCGAAGCCGCGAAAGAGGCCGGCATGACCGTCGCCGCCGTAGTCTGCATTGTGGAGCGCGAGGAAGCCAACGGGCGGCCGGCTGTCGAGGCCGCCGCAGGCGACGCGCCCTTCCTCCGGCTGTTCAGCGCCAACGACGTTCGCGCGGAACACATCAAGCAGCTCGACCACGCAAAAGCATGACACCACGGCCGACTCTGCTATCCCAGCCACATCCAGCTAAGCGTTGACGGCTGAGTGCTACCAGCTATGTCTCCAAACACAGGAAAGCCCCGGCGGGGGTCCGGGGCTCTTCCTGTTCTGCGCATTAGTTCTGTAATTTAGGTCTGCGTCAAACCTCACCGCGGGCTTAATTACCCGTCGGCGTGGCCGACTTCGCCTGGGTGCCGCTGTCGCCGCCACCCATATTCGTCAGCAGCCGGATTTCCACGCGGCGGTTCTTCTTGCGGCCTTCCGCGGTATTGTTCGGCGCAACTTCCTTATCCTTGCCAATGCCAATCAAATAGAAGCGGTGCGCCGGCACGCCATACTTCGACGCCAGGTACTGGACCACTGCATCTGCGCGGCGGTTGCTCAGCGCGTAGTTGTATTCGGCCGAGCCGGTCGAGTCCGTCCCGCCCGTCACTTCGAGGATGTAGCTCTTGGCGCCGTTCAGCTGGCCGGCGAACTGGTCAAGCTGGTCCTTGTCGTCCTTGGTCAATACCGCCTTGTCAAAGCCGAAGGTCACGGATGTATCGGCCATGGAACGGTAGTTGTCGAGGCCCTTCACCACCTGGTCGAGCGAGTCGGCGCGATGAACGGCATCGTTGGCAGAGGTCTCGGCATCGCCGGCGGCCTTCTGCGCGGTCTGGGCATTCTGCTGAGCGGTGTTGGCAGCACCCTGCGCCTGCTGAATACCGCTCTGCGCACGCTGATCAACATCCTTGATATTGCGGTTGTTATCCGCCGTCTTGTCGGAGAGCGTGTTGGTCTTGTCCACCAGTGGAGCGGTCTGGTTGCGAACGTAATTCTTGCTGGCGCAACCGGTTACTCCCGCCAAAGCCAAAGCTGCGGCAGCAGCCGCAACGCAAGGTCCGGAGCTAATCCCGAATCGAGAAATCATGATCCTCTTTTCCTCCTGTCGCCGTGGCTCGCAAACTCCAATCGCCCGGCCGACACGTTGTCCGTCACTTCTGTTGGATGCACATCATAAGCCAAACATCAGACAGCCAAATAAAGCGAACACCTTCAGATAGTTAGGTCGATTTCCACGCACGTGGCGACCCGCAAAAACCGTGTAAACTTTACCCTTTCGGTAAGGAATGCCATTCACCTCCGGCTGAAGTGGAAGATTTTTCAGCACGTTAGGGCGTCCCAGGAGTCCCCTGAACACTCCCGTTCATCCAATCTGCGTCGCCTAAAATAAAGTGCCGCCTGTTCGCGTTGCGATCACCCAGCGCCGGCGTTTGCACTGAAATCGAAGCATGGACCTCATCGAAAAAATCCGTACCCTGCCCACTCAGCCCGGCGTGTATCTCTACAAGAACGCCGAGGGCGAAGTCATCTACGTGGGCAAGGCCAAGAACCTGCGCTCGCGCGTGCGCTCCTACTTGCTTGAGGCCAGCCAGGCCAACGCCAAAACCGGCTCCCTCATGCGCGAAGCCATCGACCTCGACTACATCCTCGTCGCCAACGAGCACGAGGCGCTCGCTCTCGAAAACAATCTCATCAAGCAGAAGAAGCCGCGCTTCAACATCCTGCTGCGCGACGACAAAACCTACCCCTACGTGAAACTCACCCTCGGCGACAAGTACCCCAAGGTCTTCGTCACGCGCCGCCTCCGCAAAGACGGCTCGGCCTACTACGGTCCCTACTTTCCCGGCAATCTTGCCTATCGCGTAGCCGAGCTCATCCATCGCAGTTTTCTCATTCCGAGCTGCAAGGTCGATCTCAATCGCACGCATCCGCGCGCCTGCCTCGAGTACTACATCCACCGCTGTCTCGGCCCCTGCGTCGAAGGCCTCACCACACCCGAGGCTTACAAAGAAGCCGTCCGCGACGCGCAGCTCTTCCTTGAAGGCAAGCAGGCCGAACTGGAGCGAGCGCTCACGCAGCGCATGATGGCCGCCGCTGAAAATGAGCAGTTTGAAGCGGCCGCGCGTCTCCGCGACCAGCTCACCACCGTGCACCAGCTTCAGGAGAAGCAGCGCATCGCCACGGCCGAGCAGGACGATGACGCTGATGTCTTCGGCTATCACTTCGAAGGCGGATCGCTCGCGGTCAACCTCTTCCACATGCGCAACGGTAAAATCGTCGACCGCCGCGAATTCTTCTGGGAAGATCTCCCTGAGCTGATGGAGTCACTCGCACTCGAGCGCGCCACCGGCACTGAGGACGACACGAGTGAGTTGGCAGGTCCGGGCTCGGTAGGTCCGGGCTTTAGCCCGGACGCACAACCCTCCTCACAAAAGCCTGGGGCTTTAGCCCCTGAGGTAGAGTTCAACCCCGGCGCCGTCTTCTCAGCTCTCCTCAAGCAGCTATACATCGACCAGCCCTACGTCCCGCGCACAATTCTTGTCCCCGTCGACTTCCCGGATCGAGAAGCCCTCGCCACGCTCTTGGGCGAGCGTGTGAAACGCCGCATCGAGCTGGCCGTTCCCCAACGCGGCGAGAAGCGCTCTCTCGTCGATCTTGCCGGGCAGAACGCGAAGCAGTCCTACACGCAGCGCTTCCGCGTGCTCGAGCCCTCGCGCAAAGCTATTCAGGAAGCCCTCGCCGACGCGCTCATGCTGCCCGAGCTTCCCAAGCGCATCGAGTGCTTCGACATCTCGCACATTCAAGGCGCCGAAACCGTCGCGTCTCTCGTCGTCTGGGAAGACGGCAAGATGAACAAGTCCGCCTACCGAAAGTTCAAAGTAATGACGGTGCTTGGAGTGGACGATTTCGCATCCATGCGCGAAGTCGTGGCACGCCGCTACAAACGCATCCTCGAAAGCTCGTCCCAAGGTGCGGGTGCCCCCGGTCCCTCGCCTTCGGGGACCGGGGATGGCTCTCCATCCACCAACAAAGAACCGAAAACCATGCCCTCCCTCATCCTCATCGATGGCGGACTCGGCCAGCTTCACGCGGCCGCCGATGCCCTGGAGGAACTGGGCATCACAAACCAGCCCCTCGCCTCCATCGCCAAGAAAGAGGAAGTCATCTACGTACACGGCAACGAAGACGAACCCGTAGTCCTCGACCGCCGCTCGCCCGTGCTGCACCTGGTGCAGATGATCCGCGACGAGAGCCACCGCTTCGCCATCGGCTATCACCGCCAGCGCCGCGCCATGCGCGACCGCTCCAGCGAACTGCTCGATATTCCTGGCGTCGGCGCGCTCACTCGCCAACGCCTCATCGCACACTTCGGCAGCCTGCGCGAGGTCCAGCAAGCCACCGCCGAATCCCTCGCCGCCGTAGTCCCCAAGAAAACGGCCGAATCGATCTGGCGCCATTTCCACGAGGCTCAACCCGCTAGCTAGCCTCATCCTTGCATTGTCATTCCGAGCGGAGCGCAGCGCAGTCGAGGAATCTGCGGTTGTTCTATAGGCTCCTGGTGCATACTGGGATGAATCACGCATGCCACAGCTTCAGTTTCACTTCGAACTCAGCGACTATGTCCAGGCTCAGCGACTCCATCGTCAAACTTCGCGCGCCCTTTTCGATTTCCTGCTTCCAGCTTGCGGGGCCATCTTTTTTGCAGTTGGCATGGCCATGCGGCGCACTGGTTCCTACACCACCGCCGGCATCGAATTCACCGCCAGTCTGTTGTTTCTATCATTCCCCGTTCTGGTGCGCTTGAATTGGCGATACTGCTATCGCCGCACTCGATCCAATGACGGCGAATGGAACCTGGAAATCAGTGACGATCTAATCCGCACCCACACCAACAACAGCAAATCCGAAGTCCACTGGTCGGCGATCCGCTCCTTCGCCGAAGACCAGAACATGTTTCTGCTCTACCTCGCCCCGGCAAAGTTCCTCCCTATCCCCAAGCGCGCATGCACTGCCGCCCAAATCGATGAGTTGCGCGTGTTGTTCACTCAACGGGTAGGGACAAGCCAGTAGCATCGATCATCGGCCGCGCACTGCCAGGAATCACGATCACTTCTGCCCTGGAGCGCCAACACCTCCCGTCATCCTCCCCAGCACCTTCTCCATATATCCATTCCCGTTGAAAGCATCGTCCGGCAGCACACCCACATAGCGCACGCGCCCCTCGTGATCGAGCACAATCCCTAACGGAAAATCCAGAACGCCCAGCGAATGCGCTACCTTCGCATCCACAAGCAGCGTGGACGTCCCCTCCATCTCCTTGAGGTTCTGCTCGTGCGAAACGGCCGCCGCATCCGGCGCCTGGTCCTGCCCGGCGGGGTCCTCAAGGAACATCAGGCCATACGCGTAGACCGGCTTGTCCTTGTTGGCTGCGCCGAACTCAGTGAGCGCCGTCATCATCTTGCGGCACTGCGGGCACCAGTCTGGAAACAGCACCAGCACGGTGGCCGCTCCGTAATCGGGGCCGATCTGCATCGCCCGCTGCGTTGCTGCCGTCTTCGCCTTCGTCTTCGGCGGCGCCGCAACCGGAGTCGTCTTCAATGCAGGCAAAGGCTGCCCCAGAAGCGCATACTGCGCGCGGACTGCATCCGTCCGACGTGCATTCTCGGCCGAAGCCGGCGGCGTCTTCGCCAGCGCGTCGTCTATGTCCTTCACCGTGGCCGCGGCGGCAGCATCGTCGTGCCGATAGCGCTGCCAGAACGCCAGGTCCATCGCCGACTCATACAGCACACCCAGACTCATCACCGCGTCACCATGCACGGCCTTAAGAGCCACGCCGGCCTCGAGAGCCTTGACGATCCGCGCATGCTCATTCTCCGCCAGCGGAACCGCCTCCGGACTTCCCTTCTGCTCGAGTGCGTCCTTCAGGTAGCGGACTGCGTAGGCCACCTCGGCGTCATAAGGCTGATTCTCCATCATGGTGTTGGCCGTCGTGACAGCCAGATCCGTCCCGTTCAGATGCATCAGCGCGTTGATGCTGAGCGCGTAGGCCTGCGTGCGAAATGGCTCAGCCCTGCTGTCGAGATAGCGTGTGGCCGCTGTGTTCGCTGCGTTCCAGTCCTGGCCGAGTGAACACAACCGCGCCAGATCGTAGAGGTCCTGGCCTGAGTAGTTCTCCGGAGGCGTCTGCTCGCATGCGTCCTTGGCCATGCGCACGCCTACGAGAAAGGCCGCCGTCTCCGAGTCTGACCAGTTGTTCATCGACGAGCGCACCACTTCAAGCGGATGCATCGCCTGCTTGTAAAGAGCGCCCGGGGTGAGCGATGGACTCACCTGCGGCGGCTGTGCGGATTGCGCGGGCTCAGGTACGGGCGCGTTCGATTGAGCGATAGTCAAAGCGCTAAAGCAGAAACAAGCCCCCAGCGCGATCCAACAACCGTTTAACCTCCAGGACAAGCCGATAACCCTCCCTCCCTGGGCGCGGCCCAGCGTCGCCCTCCACGTCCCTCGATTCGTGCGCTTGTGAGTTTAGACACCGCTCCGCCCGGCTAAGTTCCCGCGACAAGCAGGTATGTTGCTCGCTCGAACAACGCCTCCGCCACTCCGGGCATCGGAACCAGCAGGCGGATAAACCACACCATGAAGCAGTTCTCTATCTTATTGAAGCGATACAACCTTTTGCGCGACCTCGTTTTAGGCGTCGCTGCTACCGTCGTTTCCTGCGGAGTTGCCGCAGCCATACACACCCACGCGCATCCTGACAGCCAGCAGGCCGTACACAGCGCGCTCGTCTCGCACCGCCTCGCCTCCGTAGCCATCGATCAGGATCAGGACGCAGGCGTCATCCGCCTCACCGGCATCGTCGAAAATTCCACCGGACGGGATCGCGCGCAGCGGATCGCGCAGCAGGCCGCGCCCGGCTACACCATCGACAACCAGATCCAGGTCAACCGCGCCGGCGTAATGTAATCCCAATCCGCCTCTATGCCGGAGGCAGCACCAGGAACTGCAGCAGATCATTCTGCAGATCAAGAGCGGGATTGGTCTGCGAGCAGTCGATGGACCCGCTCAGACAATTCTCGGCATACTGCCACGCCAGAATCTTCGCTGGAAACGGATTCGGCGTCGCCGGCGTCACCATCCCATCGTTCCAGTCTCCCATCTCCCCGCTTGCAAGCGAATTCAAATAGCGCGCAACCCACACGCCCGAGCATGGCGCGCCGTTCGCAATCGCCGTCCCCAGCGCTTTCCAGGTACCAATGTCTCCATGAGACGCGTACAGGCACGGCAGCATCTGCACCGTGTTGCCGCTCAGCGATTGTGCGGCGGAGATGAGCCCCTGTGCCCAGCCCGTGTAGTAGTCGGGGTTCAGGTCGGGATTGCCCTCCACATCGAGCACCATGATGAACTGGCCGCCCTGCGAGGTCAGTTCGGGCACGCCGAACGTCTGAATGAAATCCTGCGCGTTGGCCGAGCCGTCCGACACGCCCTGCGCCTGGCTGCCTGCCACATGCGCAGTCTGCCGCGCCACGGGCAGCACGCGGATTCCCGCAGCATTGAGCGGGCCGTTCTCAGTTGCATGATGATATTCCGCTGCACCACTCGTAGTGGAGCTGGTGAAGTAGCGGCCCCAGAACACCGGTGTGGTTCCATACAGAGCTGTTGCTTTCTCAATGAGACTGGTGGTGACGGGGCTGACGCTGTCTGCGCCCGGTTGACCCTGTGCCATGTCGATCTCCTCTCGCAAAACATGCCATCGCTGCGCCGGCTGGATATAAGAAACCGTTGATCGAGGAAAGGAGTCTCAAGCATAACGCAAGGCTCTTCGAACATCGCCATGAAAGTACGGCGAATCTGTTTTCCTTCCATCGCCATCATCGCCAAAAGCAACAAGTCAAACGTGCCGCAGGCGGTTGGCCGCACCGCAGGTGCCAATTTGCTATCCTCCAATCACCGCATGAGCGAACCGGTCTCCCCGCATCTGGACACAACTTCACCCGCTGATCTGCCTCGCGTACTCGGCACCAGCCAGGCCACCGCGATTGTCGTCGGCACCATCATCGGCTCGGGCATCTTCCTCGTTCCGCGCGAAATGATGCAGGACGTGGGATCCTCTTCTCTTGTCTATCTCGCGTGGATCGTCGGCGGCCTGCTCTCGCTCTTCGGCGCCATGACGTATGCGGAACTCGGCGCCATGATGCCCTACGCGGGCGGCGAGTATGTCTACCTCCGCGGCGCGTATGGCGACACCACCGCCTTCCTATATATGTGGACGTGGTTCGCCGTCGCCAAGCCCGCCTCCATCGCCGCCGTCACCAGCGGACTCGCCCGCACCCTCGGTGTCTTTCCCGCGTTCCACTGGCTCAGCACTTCAGTGCCCGGGCTGCCGCTGCTGTGGTCGCAGATCTTCGCCATTGCGGTCACCTGGTTCATGACCGGCCTCAACTACCTCGGCATCAAAAAAGCCGGAGACTTCCAGCTCGTCTTCACCATTCTCAAAGGGATCCTGATCCTGATCGTCGCCGCGTTCTGCTTCGCGTCAGTATCGGGCTCGTGGTCTAACTTCGGCACTTCTCTGCCCCAC from the Occallatibacter riparius genome contains:
- the pyrE gene encoding orotate phosphoribosyltransferase; this encodes MTTSSHAQQLLSILARISFKLGQFKLSSGGTSDYYIDCRTTTLHAEGGRLTGHAILDLLETNKIDAEAVGGLTMGADPIVSNVATASAWRAQQHPGSPLLHGFLVRKAEKAHGTGRRIEGFCREGAPVVIVDDVCTTGASTVNAIEAAKEAGMTVAAVVCIVEREEANGRPAVEAAAGDAPFLRLFSANDVRAEHIKQLDHAKA
- a CDS encoding peroxiredoxin family protein, whose translation is MTIAQSNAPVPEPAQSAQPPQVSPSLTPGALYKQAMHPLEVVRSSMNNWSDSETAAFLVGVRMAKDACEQTPPENYSGQDLYDLARLCSLGQDWNAANTAATRYLDSRAEPFRTQAYALSINALMHLNGTDLAVTTANTMMENQPYDAEVAYAVRYLKDALEQKGSPEAVPLAENEHARIVKALEAGVALKAVHGDAVMSLGVLYESAMDLAFWQRYRHDDAAAAATVKDIDDALAKTPPASAENARRTDAVRAQYALLGQPLPALKTTPVAAPPKTKAKTAATQRAMQIGPDYGAATVLVLFPDWCPQCRKMMTALTEFGAANKDKPVYAYGLMFLEDPAGQDQAPDAAAVSHEQNLKEMEGTSTLLVDAKVAHSLGVLDFPLGIVLDHEGRVRYVGVLPDDAFNGNGYMEKVLGRMTGGVGAPGQK
- a CDS encoding glycoside hydrolase family 25 domain-containing protein, encoding MAQGQPGADSVSPVTTSLIEKATALYGTTPVFWGRYFTSSTTSGAAEYHHATENGPLNAAGIRVLPVARQTAHVAGSQAQGVSDGSANAQDFIQTFGVPELTSQGGQFIMVLDVEGNPDLNPDYYTGWAQGLISAAQSLSGNTVQMLPCLYASHGDIGTWKALGTAIANGAPCSGVWVARYLNSLASGEMGDWNDGMVTPATPNPFPAKILAWQYAENCLSGSIDCSQTNPALDLQNDLLQFLVLPPA
- the uvrA gene encoding excinuclease ABC subunit UvrA, giving the protein MSISHISVRGARQHNLQDINVRIPRNTLTVVTGLSGSGKSSLAFDTIYAEGQRRYVETLSAYARQFLDQIERPDVDSIEGLSPAISIEQKTTSRSPRSTVGTITEIYDYLRLLYSSVGTPHCPNCGRPIARQTAEQIVQRILQLGTGERITIMAPVVRGRKGEFRDLLDDLDQQGFRARIDGEMTDLSEPPALDRRKNHTIEAVIDRVILKAPGTDAPAAPGGKPSVEKRLDAAVSKALQMANGLVLVLQANGEEQLFSSSMACPDCGLDVPKLEPRSFSFNSTFGACPECHGLGSMYDLDPVKVITDWSKPLLDGGLGPGSASQYLLRLINIAAERYNINLKTPFEDLPANHQRILVYGPPKNETSRTGFHGILAYLRQTIEEARSDGYRDYMMNFMSATPCPACRGKRLRPESLAVKINGMSIADFTALPLNRALQAAYEFKFTDREALLADRIRREVEERLEFLCAVGLSYLSLERSASTLSGGEGQRIRLATQIGSKLRGVLYVLDEPSIGLHQRDNNRLIEALTQLRNLGNTVLVVEHDEDTIRHADYVIDLGPGAGRLGGHVVAEGTPQQIMDCPESLTGKYLAGDIGILHREKPRPLTGKWIQVTGAREHNLQDINIRIPLGVMTVVTGVSGSGKSTLINDILYKSLAQSIYGSREEPGSHESVEGANQLDKVIRIDQSPIGRTPRSNPATYTQVFSPIRDLFAQLPEARERGYKPGRFSFNVAGGRCEACEGDGQKRIEMNFMPDVYVQCEVCNGRRYNQETLAVKFHGYSIADILDLTIEDALTVLKDVPQLNQKLQTLVDVGLGYVHLGQSATTLSGGEAQRMKLARELSKRQTGRTLYLLDEPTTGLHFDDVRKLLEVLHRLTDLGNSVIIIEHNLDVIRNADWILDLGPEGGEGGGRLVAEGRPLKVAANAESYTGQFLRRYYTSADGLLQAIEQEEEIVAPAVAPTSNGNGVAAPKKSAKSAPAKTAAKKATKKAARKPVRK
- a CDS encoding BON domain-containing protein codes for the protein MKQFSILLKRYNLLRDLVLGVAATVVSCGVAAAIHTHAHPDSQQAVHSALVSHRLASVAIDQDQDAGVIRLTGIVENSTGRDRAQRIAQQAAPGYTIDNQIQVNRAGVM
- the uvrC gene encoding excinuclease ABC subunit UvrC produces the protein MDLIEKIRTLPTQPGVYLYKNAEGEVIYVGKAKNLRSRVRSYLLEASQANAKTGSLMREAIDLDYILVANEHEALALENNLIKQKKPRFNILLRDDKTYPYVKLTLGDKYPKVFVTRRLRKDGSAYYGPYFPGNLAYRVAELIHRSFLIPSCKVDLNRTHPRACLEYYIHRCLGPCVEGLTTPEAYKEAVRDAQLFLEGKQAELERALTQRMMAAAENEQFEAAARLRDQLTTVHQLQEKQRIATAEQDDDADVFGYHFEGGSLAVNLFHMRNGKIVDRREFFWEDLPELMESLALERATGTEDDTSELAGPGSVGPGFSPDAQPSSQKPGALAPEVEFNPGAVFSALLKQLYIDQPYVPRTILVPVDFPDREALATLLGERVKRRIELAVPQRGEKRSLVDLAGQNAKQSYTQRFRVLEPSRKAIQEALADALMLPELPKRIECFDISHIQGAETVASLVVWEDGKMNKSAYRKFKVMTVLGVDDFASMREVVARRYKRILESSSQGAGAPGPSPSGTGDGSPSTNKEPKTMPSLILIDGGLGQLHAAADALEELGITNQPLASIAKKEEVIYVHGNEDEPVVLDRRSPVLHLVQMIRDESHRFAIGYHRQRRAMRDRSSELLDIPGVGALTRQRLIAHFGSLREVQQATAESLAAVVPKKTAESIWRHFHEAQPAS
- a CDS encoding YcxB family protein; amino-acid sequence: MPQLQFHFELSDYVQAQRLHRQTSRALFDFLLPACGAIFFAVGMAMRRTGSYTTAGIEFTASLLFLSFPVLVRLNWRYCYRRTRSNDGEWNLEISDDLIRTHTNNSKSEVHWSAIRSFAEDQNMFLLYLAPAKFLPIPKRACTAAQIDELRVLFTQRVGTSQ
- a CDS encoding CPBP family intramembrane glutamic endopeptidase, producing MSTPPQAGPHDPEGPQLPELESYEPAPAQDLLPPATEIAPEAAPQTESYFDTYASRLPPPPRFPNILDVVLMCILLSVGWLASGAAAATALHFRLFGVHTEKQAANDIHYTMGAQTIWYLVALALWMLIFPKIWHTRFFAGVEWRAAAAFRLRWQLFWAAFACFVLAIVDGLLLPGPKEAPIDQVFRMPGGAWFLFAFGITLAPLIEETIYRGFLLPAFSTLWDFTAERIQDRPAPWPDENGKVKWSLGAMVFASIATSVPFALMHGYQTSYSFGTFILLFAVSLALCWVRLSTRSLAASTVVHACYNFLLFALMIWGTGGFQNLDKM
- a CDS encoding OmpA family protein; protein product: MISRFGISSGPCVAAAAAALALAGVTGCASKNYVRNQTAPLVDKTNTLSDKTADNNRNIKDVDQRAQSGIQQAQGAANTAQQNAQTAQKAAGDAETSANDAVHRADSLDQVVKGLDNYRSMADTSVTFGFDKAVLTKDDKDQLDQFAGQLNGAKSYILEVTGGTDSTGSAEYNYALSNRRADAVVQYLASKYGVPAHRFYLIGIGKDKEVAPNNTAEGRKKNRRVEIRLLTNMGGGDSGTQAKSATPTGN